A portion of the candidate division KSB1 bacterium genome contains these proteins:
- a CDS encoding aminopeptidase P N-terminal domain-containing protein has product MKSSSVARVLFFFIIAVCQFTLVLAQDLAIPPEEFARRRAAVLEQMPDSSVAIFHAALLKTRSNDVEYEYRQDNNLYYLTGITDHNVALVLVKGGVDIDSVKSSEVLFVPRGNSRMASFLGKTISMERAKNELGFEVVKEYGDFGKLLGKFLTGRKELLYSFPVEFLYDTVSNQRYFIAQKAKKFFKKKFDGLKVKSPNKILSGLRQIKSSAELRLLQKAIDITGEAHLAAMRAAKPEMYEYQLEAIIEYVFKYHGAEYPAFPSIVGSGPNSTILHHWKNRRQLAKGDLVVIDIGAEFQGYSADITRTIPANGKFLKEQKEIYEIVLRAQKEAIAAVKPGVPFRDVHKVAKKVIEEAGYAKYFNHGTSHYLGLDTHDVGDRGPLQPGMVITVEPGIYISEGAEIDKAYWNIGVRIEDDVLVTEDGHKLLSHKAPREIADIEKIMKEENKLFSILD; this is encoded by the coding sequence TCGTTTTGGCGCAAGATTTGGCAATCCCGCCCGAAGAATTTGCACGGAGGAGAGCGGCGGTTTTGGAGCAGATGCCCGACAGCTCGGTTGCAATCTTTCATGCCGCGCTGTTGAAAACCCGATCCAACGATGTTGAGTACGAGTACCGCCAGGATAATAATCTATACTACTTAACCGGAATCACTGACCACAATGTTGCCCTCGTGCTTGTTAAAGGCGGTGTTGACATCGATAGTGTGAAGTCCAGTGAAGTATTGTTTGTTCCAAGGGGTAATTCTCGCATGGCCTCTTTCTTAGGAAAAACAATTTCCATGGAACGAGCCAAAAATGAACTCGGGTTTGAAGTAGTCAAAGAATACGGTGATTTTGGAAAACTGCTGGGTAAGTTTTTAACCGGGAGAAAAGAACTTCTGTACTCCTTTCCGGTTGAGTTCTTGTATGATACAGTTAGCAACCAGCGATATTTTATTGCTCAGAAAGCGAAGAAATTTTTCAAAAAAAAATTTGACGGACTCAAGGTCAAATCCCCAAATAAAATATTATCCGGTTTGCGCCAGATAAAATCGTCTGCTGAATTGCGATTATTGCAAAAAGCAATTGACATCACCGGCGAAGCGCATCTGGCAGCCATGCGTGCCGCCAAACCTGAAATGTATGAATACCAGTTGGAAGCGATTATCGAATATGTCTTCAAGTATCATGGGGCCGAGTATCCGGCCTTCCCTTCGATTGTAGGTTCCGGACCGAATTCAACAATTTTGCATCATTGGAAAAATCGCCGCCAATTAGCCAAAGGTGATTTAGTTGTGATTGACATCGGCGCGGAATTTCAAGGATACTCCGCCGATATTACGCGTACGATTCCAGCAAACGGTAAATTTTTAAAAGAGCAAAAAGAGATTTATGAAATAGTCTTGCGGGCTCAAAAAGAAGCAATTGCTGCAGTAAAGCCGGGAGTCCCTTTCCGGGATGTTCACAAGGTTGCTAAAAAAGTCATTGAAGAGGCCGGTTATGCTAAATATTTTAATCACGGCACAAGCCATTATCTCGGTCTCGATACCCACGATGTGGGCGATCGGGGTCCGCTGCAGCCCGGAATGGTGATAACCGTGGAGCCTGGAATTTATATTTCTGAAGGCGCTGAGATAGATAAAGCATACTGGAATATCGGGGTTAGAATTGAGGACGATGTGCTTGTAACCGAAGATGGACACAAGCTGCTTTCACACAAAGCACCGCGCGAAATAGCGGATATTGAAAAGATTATGAAAGAAGAAAACAAGCTCTTCTCGATTCTTGATTAA